The proteins below come from a single Heliangelus exortis chromosome 31, bHelExo1.hap1, whole genome shotgun sequence genomic window:
- the LIMA1 gene encoding LIM domain and actin-binding protein 1 isoform X2, with amino-acid sequence MEPSPFSRRQWASQSLKITAKELSLVNKNKSSALMERFSKYQKAAEEATAEKRRSNAENLPPHFKRGNLSVLKKKWENPVLGAEFGKETLRSGCAKGPGGDNRKLKVHSAQSGTMENCLREPREVEKPEGSETAEPAGKIEKYNVPLTKLKMMFEKGEAAQPKVPRDQRKTAVGRRISENSLSSEDFDAGQGEKSNSASGHLADTSPAPSPDKAESKKSLEMPRLSETSIKDRLAKYQAAVSKQGSSTVPMNETQTSESELKNYKSEQKENMPPSLEDSSSCQDGEKVSGGENSLSFHSGLLDDSNVGQNLERETEVQKPVSTKQQNFGSKPVGQTDASPPKAVKKFQLPVKESCVGCQKTVYPMERLFANQQVFHISCFRCSYCNSKLSLGTYASLRGNIYCKPHFNQLFKAKGNYDEGFGHKPHKELWAGKTECEESPEKTVHGVNATESPQSPGVEDAPIAKVGILAASMEAKASAVPEREEKPAETKKLRIAWPPPSDQSIQGSALDEGIKVLKPKWPPEEEISKPDVPEDVDLDLKKLRRSSSLKERSRPFTVAASFRTVSVKGHKTENSPSPKAEREVLKRSEDLVDKKQKEKKVENRNIQSAEEKNVEEEQELSPVKTAELNFVENGQVNAETDEEEHGVEEQELPNEEFLEPNSPKHSSLAHLGTAKESSNQNRKSQDVGFWEGEDLEDLSVEEQIKRNRYYEEDDEE; translated from the exons ATGGAGCCTTCCCCTTTTAGCAGAAGACAATGGGCTTCCCAGTCTTTGAAAATCACTGCAAAAGAGCTTTCTCTGGTCAACAAGAATAAGTCCTCAGCTCTCATGGAGAGGTTCTCCAA GTAtcagaaagcagctgaagaagCCACTGCTGAGAAAAGAAGAAGT AACGCAGAAAATCTTCCCCCTCATTTTAAAAGAGGGAATCTGAGTGTACTGAAGAAAAAGTGGGAGAatccagtgctgggagcagagttTGGGAAGGAAACACTCCGGAGCGGCTGTGCTAAG GGCCCCGGTGGGGACAACAGAAAGTTGAAAGTCCACTCAGCCCAGAGTGGTACCATGGAAAACTGTCTGAGAGAGCCCCGAGAGGTGGAAAAACCCGAAGGCAGCGAAACCGCGGAGCCTGCGGGGAAGATCGAGAAATACAACGTCCCCCTCACCAAACTGAAGATGATGTTTGAAAAGGGTGAAGCGGCTCAGCCCAAG GTCCCTAGAGACCAGAGGAAGACAGCAGTTGGGAGGAGGATTTCTGAAAACAGCCTCTCTTCTGAGGACTTTGATGCTGGCCAGGGAGAGAAGAGCAACAGTGCATCAG gacatcTTGCAGATACCAGtccagcacccagcccagaTAAGGCAGAGAGCAAGAAAAGCCTGGAGATGCCTCGTTTATCAGAAACTTCAATCAAGGATAGGCTGGCAAAATATCAGGCAGCTGTGTCCAAGCAGGGCAGTTCCACAGTGCCCATG AATGAGACTCAAACCAGTGAAAGTGAACTCAAGAATTACAAATCTGAGCAGAAGGAGAATATGCCACCAAGTCTTGAGGACTCCAGTTCCTGTCAGGATGGGGAGAAG GTTTCTGGGGGTGAGAACAGCTTGTCCTTCCACTCTGGTCTTCTAGATGATAGCAATG TTGGACAAAATTtggagagagagacagaagtCCAGAAACCTGTcagcacaaagcagcaaaactttGGTTCTAAACCAGTTGGCCAGACAGATGCATCTCCACCCAAAGCAGTGAAG AAATTTCAGTTGCCAGTGAAGGAGTCCTGTGTGGGGTGTCAGAAGACAGTGTACCCAATGGAAAGGCTCTTTGCCAACCAGCAAGTGTTCCACATCAGCTGCTTCCGCTGCTCCTACTGCAACAGCAAACTCAG TCTTGGGACATATGCATCTCTGCGTGGGAATATTTACTGCAAGCCTCACTTCAATCAGCTCTTCAAAGCTAAAGGCAATTATGATGAAGGCTTTGGACACAAACCACACAAGGAATTATGGGCAGGCAAAACTGAATGTGAAGAATCCCCAGAGAAAACTGTCCATGGTGTAAATGCAACAGAAAGTCCCCAAAGCCCAGGAGTAGAGGATGCTCCAATTGCAAAAGTAGGAATTCTGGCAGCAAGCATGGAAGCAAAAGCTTCAGCTGTGcctgagagagaagagaaaccagcagaaacaaaaaagctcaGGATTGCCTGGCCACCTCCATCTGACCAGAGTATTCAAGGAAGTGCCTTAGATGAGGGCATCAAAGTACTCAAACCCAAATGGCCCCCAGAAGAAGAGATTTCCAAGCCAGATGTGCCAGAGGATGTGGATCTGGATCTTAAGAAGTTAAGAAGATCTTCCTCCCTGAAGGAAAGGAGTCGTCCCTTTACAGTTGCAGCCTCATTTAGAACAGTGTCTGTTAAAGGCCATAAAACTGAGAATTCTCCTTCTCCtaaggcagagagagaagtgTTGAAAAGAAGTGAGGATCTGGtagacaaaaagcaaaaagaaaagaaggttgAGAATAGAAACATCCAGAGTGCTGAAGAGAAAAACGTAGAGGAAGAGCAGGAATTGTCTCCTGTCAAAACAGCAGAGCTTAATTTTGTAGAAAATGGCCAGGTGAATGCAGAGACAGATGAGGAAGAACATGGGGTGGAAGAGCAGGAGCTTCCAAATGAAGAATTCCTTGAACCCAATTCTCCTAAGCATTCCAGCTTAGCCCATCTTGGGACTGCTAAGGAATCATCCAACCAGAACCGTAAATCCCAAGATGTTGGTTTCTGGGAGGGGGAAGATCTGGAGGATTTGTCTGTGGAAGAACAGATCAAAAGGAATCGTTACTAtgaagaagatgatgaagaaTAA
- the LIMA1 gene encoding LIM domain and actin-binding protein 1 isoform X3: MEPSPFSRRQWASQSLKITAKELSLVNKNKSSALMERFSKYQKAAEEATAEKRRSNAENLPPHFKRGNLSVLKKKWENPVLGAEFGKETLRSGCAKVRHKGTGTGPVSPPEVEQNLGVGATSEPQSPSSILGHLQGPGGDNRKLKVHSAQSGTMENCLREPREVEKPEGSETAEPAGKIEKYNVPLTKLKMMFEKGEAAQPKVPRDQRKTAVGRRISENSLSSEDFDAGQGEKSNSASGHLADTSPAPSPDKAESKKSLEMPRLSETSIKDRLAKYQAAVSKQGSSTVPMNETQTSESELKNYKSEQKENMPPSLEDSSSCQDGEKVSGGENSLSFHSGLLDDSNVGQNLERETEVQKPVSTKQQNFGSKPVGQTDASPPKAVKKFQLPVKESCVGCQKTVYPMERLFANQQVFHISCFRCSYCNSKLSLGTYASLRGNIYCKPHFNQLFKAKGNYDEGFGHKPHKELWAGKTECEESPEKTVHGVNATESPQSPGVEDAPIAKVGILAASMEAKASAVPEREEKPAETKKLRIAWPPPSDQSIQGSALDEGIKVLKPKWPPEEEISKPDVPEDVDLDLKKLRRSSSLKERSRPFTVAASFRTVSVKGHKTENSPSPKAEREVLKRSEDLVDKKQKEKKVENRNIQSAEEKNVEEEQELSPVKTAELNFVENGQVNAETDEEEHGVEEQELPNEEFLEPNSPKHSSLAHLGTAKESSNQNRKSQDVGFWEGEDLEDLSVEEQIKRNRYYEEDDEE, from the exons ATGGAGCCTTCCCCTTTTAGCAGAAGACAATGGGCTTCCCAGTCTTTGAAAATCACTGCAAAAGAGCTTTCTCTGGTCAACAAGAATAAGTCCTCAGCTCTCATGGAGAGGTTCTCCAA GTAtcagaaagcagctgaagaagCCACTGCTGAGAAAAGAAGAAGT AACGCAGAAAATCTTCCCCCTCATTTTAAAAGAGGGAATCTGAGTGTACTGAAGAAAAAGTGGGAGAatccagtgctgggagcagagttTGGGAAGGAAACACTCCGGAGCGGCTGTGCTAAGGTTCGGCACAAGGGAACCGGGACCGGTCCAGTTTCTCCCCCAGAAGTGGAGCAAAACCTGGGGGTTGGTGCCACATCTGAGCCCCAGAGCCCTTCCAGCATCCTTGGGCACTTGCAGGGCCCCGGTGGGGACAACAGAAAGTTGAAAGTCCACTCAGCCCAGAGTGGTACCATGGAAAACTGTCTGAGAGAGCCCCGAGAGGTGGAAAAACCCGAAGGCAGCGAAACCGCGGAGCCTGCGGGGAAGATCGAGAAATACAACGTCCCCCTCACCAAACTGAAGATGATGTTTGAAAAGGGTGAAGCGGCTCAGCCCAAG GTCCCTAGAGACCAGAGGAAGACAGCAGTTGGGAGGAGGATTTCTGAAAACAGCCTCTCTTCTGAGGACTTTGATGCTGGCCAGGGAGAGAAGAGCAACAGTGCATCAG gacatcTTGCAGATACCAGtccagcacccagcccagaTAAGGCAGAGAGCAAGAAAAGCCTGGAGATGCCTCGTTTATCAGAAACTTCAATCAAGGATAGGCTGGCAAAATATCAGGCAGCTGTGTCCAAGCAGGGCAGTTCCACAGTGCCCATG AATGAGACTCAAACCAGTGAAAGTGAACTCAAGAATTACAAATCTGAGCAGAAGGAGAATATGCCACCAAGTCTTGAGGACTCCAGTTCCTGTCAGGATGGGGAGAAG GTTTCTGGGGGTGAGAACAGCTTGTCCTTCCACTCTGGTCTTCTAGATGATAGCAATG TTGGACAAAATTtggagagagagacagaagtCCAGAAACCTGTcagcacaaagcagcaaaactttGGTTCTAAACCAGTTGGCCAGACAGATGCATCTCCACCCAAAGCAGTGAAG AAATTTCAGTTGCCAGTGAAGGAGTCCTGTGTGGGGTGTCAGAAGACAGTGTACCCAATGGAAAGGCTCTTTGCCAACCAGCAAGTGTTCCACATCAGCTGCTTCCGCTGCTCCTACTGCAACAGCAAACTCAG TCTTGGGACATATGCATCTCTGCGTGGGAATATTTACTGCAAGCCTCACTTCAATCAGCTCTTCAAAGCTAAAGGCAATTATGATGAAGGCTTTGGACACAAACCACACAAGGAATTATGGGCAGGCAAAACTGAATGTGAAGAATCCCCAGAGAAAACTGTCCATGGTGTAAATGCAACAGAAAGTCCCCAAAGCCCAGGAGTAGAGGATGCTCCAATTGCAAAAGTAGGAATTCTGGCAGCAAGCATGGAAGCAAAAGCTTCAGCTGTGcctgagagagaagagaaaccagcagaaacaaaaaagctcaGGATTGCCTGGCCACCTCCATCTGACCAGAGTATTCAAGGAAGTGCCTTAGATGAGGGCATCAAAGTACTCAAACCCAAATGGCCCCCAGAAGAAGAGATTTCCAAGCCAGATGTGCCAGAGGATGTGGATCTGGATCTTAAGAAGTTAAGAAGATCTTCCTCCCTGAAGGAAAGGAGTCGTCCCTTTACAGTTGCAGCCTCATTTAGAACAGTGTCTGTTAAAGGCCATAAAACTGAGAATTCTCCTTCTCCtaaggcagagagagaagtgTTGAAAAGAAGTGAGGATCTGGtagacaaaaagcaaaaagaaaagaaggttgAGAATAGAAACATCCAGAGTGCTGAAGAGAAAAACGTAGAGGAAGAGCAGGAATTGTCTCCTGTCAAAACAGCAGAGCTTAATTTTGTAGAAAATGGCCAGGTGAATGCAGAGACAGATGAGGAAGAACATGGGGTGGAAGAGCAGGAGCTTCCAAATGAAGAATTCCTTGAACCCAATTCTCCTAAGCATTCCAGCTTAGCCCATCTTGGGACTGCTAAGGAATCATCCAACCAGAACCGTAAATCCCAAGATGTTGGTTTCTGGGAGGGGGAAGATCTGGAGGATTTGTCTGTGGAAGAACAGATCAAAAGGAATCGTTACTAtgaagaagatgatgaagaaTAA
- the LIMA1 gene encoding LIM domain and actin-binding protein 1 isoform X5 produces MHWWQNAENLPPHFKRGNLSVLKKKWENPVLGAEFGKETLRSGCAKVRHKGTGTGPVSPPEVEQNLGVGATSEPQSPSSILGHLQGPGGDNRKLKVHSAQSGTMENCLREPREVEKPEGSETAEPAGKIEKYNVPLTKLKMMFEKGEAAQPKVPRDQRKTAVGRRISENSLSSEDFDAGQGEKSNSASGHLADTSPAPSPDKAESKKSLEMPRLSETSIKDRLAKYQAAVSKQGSSTVPMNETQTSESELKNYKSEQKENMPPSLEDSSSCQDGEKVSGGENSLSFHSGLLDDSNVGQNLERETEVQKPVSTKQQNFGSKPVGQTDASPPKAVKKFQLPVKESCVGCQKTVYPMERLFANQQVFHISCFRCSYCNSKLSLGTYASLRGNIYCKPHFNQLFKAKGNYDEGFGHKPHKELWAGKTECEESPEKTVHGVNATESPQSPGVEDAPIAKVGILAASMEAKASAVPEREEKPAETKKLRIAWPPPSDQSIQGSALDEGIKVLKPKWPPEEEISKPDVPEDVDLDLKKLRRSSSLKERSRPFTVAASFRTVSVKGHKTENSPSPKAEREVLKRSEDLVDKKQKEKKVENRNIQSAEEKNVEEEQELSPVKTAELNFVENGQVNAETDEEEHGVEEQELPNEEFLEPNSPKHSSLAHLGTAKESSNQNRKSQDVGFWEGEDLEDLSVEEQIKRNRYYEEDDEE; encoded by the exons ATGCACTGGTGGCAG AACGCAGAAAATCTTCCCCCTCATTTTAAAAGAGGGAATCTGAGTGTACTGAAGAAAAAGTGGGAGAatccagtgctgggagcagagttTGGGAAGGAAACACTCCGGAGCGGCTGTGCTAAGGTTCGGCACAAGGGAACCGGGACCGGTCCAGTTTCTCCCCCAGAAGTGGAGCAAAACCTGGGGGTTGGTGCCACATCTGAGCCCCAGAGCCCTTCCAGCATCCTTGGGCACTTGCAGGGCCCCGGTGGGGACAACAGAAAGTTGAAAGTCCACTCAGCCCAGAGTGGTACCATGGAAAACTGTCTGAGAGAGCCCCGAGAGGTGGAAAAACCCGAAGGCAGCGAAACCGCGGAGCCTGCGGGGAAGATCGAGAAATACAACGTCCCCCTCACCAAACTGAAGATGATGTTTGAAAAGGGTGAAGCGGCTCAGCCCAAG GTCCCTAGAGACCAGAGGAAGACAGCAGTTGGGAGGAGGATTTCTGAAAACAGCCTCTCTTCTGAGGACTTTGATGCTGGCCAGGGAGAGAAGAGCAACAGTGCATCAG gacatcTTGCAGATACCAGtccagcacccagcccagaTAAGGCAGAGAGCAAGAAAAGCCTGGAGATGCCTCGTTTATCAGAAACTTCAATCAAGGATAGGCTGGCAAAATATCAGGCAGCTGTGTCCAAGCAGGGCAGTTCCACAGTGCCCATG AATGAGACTCAAACCAGTGAAAGTGAACTCAAGAATTACAAATCTGAGCAGAAGGAGAATATGCCACCAAGTCTTGAGGACTCCAGTTCCTGTCAGGATGGGGAGAAG GTTTCTGGGGGTGAGAACAGCTTGTCCTTCCACTCTGGTCTTCTAGATGATAGCAATG TTGGACAAAATTtggagagagagacagaagtCCAGAAACCTGTcagcacaaagcagcaaaactttGGTTCTAAACCAGTTGGCCAGACAGATGCATCTCCACCCAAAGCAGTGAAG AAATTTCAGTTGCCAGTGAAGGAGTCCTGTGTGGGGTGTCAGAAGACAGTGTACCCAATGGAAAGGCTCTTTGCCAACCAGCAAGTGTTCCACATCAGCTGCTTCCGCTGCTCCTACTGCAACAGCAAACTCAG TCTTGGGACATATGCATCTCTGCGTGGGAATATTTACTGCAAGCCTCACTTCAATCAGCTCTTCAAAGCTAAAGGCAATTATGATGAAGGCTTTGGACACAAACCACACAAGGAATTATGGGCAGGCAAAACTGAATGTGAAGAATCCCCAGAGAAAACTGTCCATGGTGTAAATGCAACAGAAAGTCCCCAAAGCCCAGGAGTAGAGGATGCTCCAATTGCAAAAGTAGGAATTCTGGCAGCAAGCATGGAAGCAAAAGCTTCAGCTGTGcctgagagagaagagaaaccagcagaaacaaaaaagctcaGGATTGCCTGGCCACCTCCATCTGACCAGAGTATTCAAGGAAGTGCCTTAGATGAGGGCATCAAAGTACTCAAACCCAAATGGCCCCCAGAAGAAGAGATTTCCAAGCCAGATGTGCCAGAGGATGTGGATCTGGATCTTAAGAAGTTAAGAAGATCTTCCTCCCTGAAGGAAAGGAGTCGTCCCTTTACAGTTGCAGCCTCATTTAGAACAGTGTCTGTTAAAGGCCATAAAACTGAGAATTCTCCTTCTCCtaaggcagagagagaagtgTTGAAAAGAAGTGAGGATCTGGtagacaaaaagcaaaaagaaaagaaggttgAGAATAGAAACATCCAGAGTGCTGAAGAGAAAAACGTAGAGGAAGAGCAGGAATTGTCTCCTGTCAAAACAGCAGAGCTTAATTTTGTAGAAAATGGCCAGGTGAATGCAGAGACAGATGAGGAAGAACATGGGGTGGAAGAGCAGGAGCTTCCAAATGAAGAATTCCTTGAACCCAATTCTCCTAAGCATTCCAGCTTAGCCCATCTTGGGACTGCTAAGGAATCATCCAACCAGAACCGTAAATCCCAAGATGTTGGTTTCTGGGAGGGGGAAGATCTGGAGGATTTGTCTGTGGAAGAACAGATCAAAAGGAATCGTTACTAtgaagaagatgatgaagaaTAA
- the LIMA1 gene encoding LIM domain and actin-binding protein 1 isoform X6: protein MENCLREPREVEKPEGSETAEPAGKIEKYNVPLTKLKMMFEKGEAAQPKVPRDQRKTAVGRRISENSLSSEDFDAGQGEKSNSASGHLADTSPAPSPDKAESKKSLEMPRLSETSIKDRLAKYQAAVSKQGSSTVPMNETQTSESELKNYKSEQKENMPPSLEDSSSCQDGEKVSGGENSLSFHSGLLDDSNVGQNLERETEVQKPVSTKQQNFGSKPVGQTDASPPKAVKKFQLPVKESCVGCQKTVYPMERLFANQQVFHISCFRCSYCNSKLSLGTYASLRGNIYCKPHFNQLFKAKGNYDEGFGHKPHKELWAGKTECEESPEKTVHGVNATESPQSPGVEDAPIAKVGILAASMEAKASAVPEREEKPAETKKLRIAWPPPSDQSIQGSALDEGIKVLKPKWPPEEEISKPDVPEDVDLDLKKLRRSSSLKERSRPFTVAASFRTVSVKGHKTENSPSPKAEREVLKRSEDLVDKKQKEKKVENRNIQSAEEKNVEEEQELSPVKTAELNFVENGQVNAETDEEEHGVEEQELPNEEFLEPNSPKHSSLAHLGTAKESSNQNRKSQDVGFWEGEDLEDLSVEEQIKRNRYYEEDDEE, encoded by the exons ATGGAAAACTGTCTGAGAGAGCCCCGAGAGGTGGAAAAACCCGAAGGCAGCGAAACCGCGGAGCCTGCGGGGAAGATCGAGAAATACAACGTCCCCCTCACCAAACTGAAGATGATGTTTGAAAAGGGTGAAGCGGCTCAGCCCAAG GTCCCTAGAGACCAGAGGAAGACAGCAGTTGGGAGGAGGATTTCTGAAAACAGCCTCTCTTCTGAGGACTTTGATGCTGGCCAGGGAGAGAAGAGCAACAGTGCATCAG gacatcTTGCAGATACCAGtccagcacccagcccagaTAAGGCAGAGAGCAAGAAAAGCCTGGAGATGCCTCGTTTATCAGAAACTTCAATCAAGGATAGGCTGGCAAAATATCAGGCAGCTGTGTCCAAGCAGGGCAGTTCCACAGTGCCCATG AATGAGACTCAAACCAGTGAAAGTGAACTCAAGAATTACAAATCTGAGCAGAAGGAGAATATGCCACCAAGTCTTGAGGACTCCAGTTCCTGTCAGGATGGGGAGAAG GTTTCTGGGGGTGAGAACAGCTTGTCCTTCCACTCTGGTCTTCTAGATGATAGCAATG TTGGACAAAATTtggagagagagacagaagtCCAGAAACCTGTcagcacaaagcagcaaaactttGGTTCTAAACCAGTTGGCCAGACAGATGCATCTCCACCCAAAGCAGTGAAG AAATTTCAGTTGCCAGTGAAGGAGTCCTGTGTGGGGTGTCAGAAGACAGTGTACCCAATGGAAAGGCTCTTTGCCAACCAGCAAGTGTTCCACATCAGCTGCTTCCGCTGCTCCTACTGCAACAGCAAACTCAG TCTTGGGACATATGCATCTCTGCGTGGGAATATTTACTGCAAGCCTCACTTCAATCAGCTCTTCAAAGCTAAAGGCAATTATGATGAAGGCTTTGGACACAAACCACACAAGGAATTATGGGCAGGCAAAACTGAATGTGAAGAATCCCCAGAGAAAACTGTCCATGGTGTAAATGCAACAGAAAGTCCCCAAAGCCCAGGAGTAGAGGATGCTCCAATTGCAAAAGTAGGAATTCTGGCAGCAAGCATGGAAGCAAAAGCTTCAGCTGTGcctgagagagaagagaaaccagcagaaacaaaaaagctcaGGATTGCCTGGCCACCTCCATCTGACCAGAGTATTCAAGGAAGTGCCTTAGATGAGGGCATCAAAGTACTCAAACCCAAATGGCCCCCAGAAGAAGAGATTTCCAAGCCAGATGTGCCAGAGGATGTGGATCTGGATCTTAAGAAGTTAAGAAGATCTTCCTCCCTGAAGGAAAGGAGTCGTCCCTTTACAGTTGCAGCCTCATTTAGAACAGTGTCTGTTAAAGGCCATAAAACTGAGAATTCTCCTTCTCCtaaggcagagagagaagtgTTGAAAAGAAGTGAGGATCTGGtagacaaaaagcaaaaagaaaagaaggttgAGAATAGAAACATCCAGAGTGCTGAAGAGAAAAACGTAGAGGAAGAGCAGGAATTGTCTCCTGTCAAAACAGCAGAGCTTAATTTTGTAGAAAATGGCCAGGTGAATGCAGAGACAGATGAGGAAGAACATGGGGTGGAAGAGCAGGAGCTTCCAAATGAAGAATTCCTTGAACCCAATTCTCCTAAGCATTCCAGCTTAGCCCATCTTGGGACTGCTAAGGAATCATCCAACCAGAACCGTAAATCCCAAGATGTTGGTTTCTGGGAGGGGGAAGATCTGGAGGATTTGTCTGTGGAAGAACAGATCAAAAGGAATCGTTACTAtgaagaagatgatgaagaaTAA
- the LIMA1 gene encoding LIM domain and actin-binding protein 1 isoform X4 translates to MEPSPFSRRQWASQSLKITAKELSLVNKNKSSALMERFSKYQKAAEEATAEKRRSNAENLPPHFKRGNLSVLKKKWENPVLGAEFGKETLRSGCAKVRHKGTGTGPVSPPEVEQNLGVGATSEPQSPSSILGHLQGPGGDNRKLKVHSAQSGTMENCLREPREVEKPEGSETAEPAGKIEKYNVPLTKLKMMFEKGEAAQPKVPRDQRKTAVGRRISENSLSSEDFDAGQGEKSNSASGHLADTSPAPSPDKAESKKSLEMPRLSETSIKDRLAKYQAAVSKQGSSTVPMVSGGENSLSFHSGLLDDSNVGQNLERETEVQKPVSTKQQNFGSKPVGQTDASPPKAVKKFQLPVKESCVGCQKTVYPMERLFANQQVFHISCFRCSYCNSKLSLGTYASLRGNIYCKPHFNQLFKAKGNYDEGFGHKPHKELWAGKTECEESPEKTVHGVNATESPQSPGVEDAPIAKVGILAASMEAKASAVPEREEKPAETKKLRIAWPPPSDQSIQGSALDEGIKVLKPKWPPEEEISKPDVPEDVDLDLKKLRRSSSLKERSRPFTVAASFRTVSVKGHKTENSPSPKAEREVLKRSEDLVDKKQKEKKVENRNIQSAEEKNVEEEQELSPVKTAELNFVENGQVNAETDEEEHGVEEQELPNEEFLEPNSPKHSSLAHLGTAKESSNQNRKSQDVGFWEGEDLEDLSVEEQIKRNRYYEEDDEE, encoded by the exons ATGGAGCCTTCCCCTTTTAGCAGAAGACAATGGGCTTCCCAGTCTTTGAAAATCACTGCAAAAGAGCTTTCTCTGGTCAACAAGAATAAGTCCTCAGCTCTCATGGAGAGGTTCTCCAA GTAtcagaaagcagctgaagaagCCACTGCTGAGAAAAGAAGAAGT AACGCAGAAAATCTTCCCCCTCATTTTAAAAGAGGGAATCTGAGTGTACTGAAGAAAAAGTGGGAGAatccagtgctgggagcagagttTGGGAAGGAAACACTCCGGAGCGGCTGTGCTAAGGTTCGGCACAAGGGAACCGGGACCGGTCCAGTTTCTCCCCCAGAAGTGGAGCAAAACCTGGGGGTTGGTGCCACATCTGAGCCCCAGAGCCCTTCCAGCATCCTTGGGCACTTGCAGGGCCCCGGTGGGGACAACAGAAAGTTGAAAGTCCACTCAGCCCAGAGTGGTACCATGGAAAACTGTCTGAGAGAGCCCCGAGAGGTGGAAAAACCCGAAGGCAGCGAAACCGCGGAGCCTGCGGGGAAGATCGAGAAATACAACGTCCCCCTCACCAAACTGAAGATGATGTTTGAAAAGGGTGAAGCGGCTCAGCCCAAG GTCCCTAGAGACCAGAGGAAGACAGCAGTTGGGAGGAGGATTTCTGAAAACAGCCTCTCTTCTGAGGACTTTGATGCTGGCCAGGGAGAGAAGAGCAACAGTGCATCAG gacatcTTGCAGATACCAGtccagcacccagcccagaTAAGGCAGAGAGCAAGAAAAGCCTGGAGATGCCTCGTTTATCAGAAACTTCAATCAAGGATAGGCTGGCAAAATATCAGGCAGCTGTGTCCAAGCAGGGCAGTTCCACAGTGCCCATG GTTTCTGGGGGTGAGAACAGCTTGTCCTTCCACTCTGGTCTTCTAGATGATAGCAATG TTGGACAAAATTtggagagagagacagaagtCCAGAAACCTGTcagcacaaagcagcaaaactttGGTTCTAAACCAGTTGGCCAGACAGATGCATCTCCACCCAAAGCAGTGAAG AAATTTCAGTTGCCAGTGAAGGAGTCCTGTGTGGGGTGTCAGAAGACAGTGTACCCAATGGAAAGGCTCTTTGCCAACCAGCAAGTGTTCCACATCAGCTGCTTCCGCTGCTCCTACTGCAACAGCAAACTCAG TCTTGGGACATATGCATCTCTGCGTGGGAATATTTACTGCAAGCCTCACTTCAATCAGCTCTTCAAAGCTAAAGGCAATTATGATGAAGGCTTTGGACACAAACCACACAAGGAATTATGGGCAGGCAAAACTGAATGTGAAGAATCCCCAGAGAAAACTGTCCATGGTGTAAATGCAACAGAAAGTCCCCAAAGCCCAGGAGTAGAGGATGCTCCAATTGCAAAAGTAGGAATTCTGGCAGCAAGCATGGAAGCAAAAGCTTCAGCTGTGcctgagagagaagagaaaccagcagaaacaaaaaagctcaGGATTGCCTGGCCACCTCCATCTGACCAGAGTATTCAAGGAAGTGCCTTAGATGAGGGCATCAAAGTACTCAAACCCAAATGGCCCCCAGAAGAAGAGATTTCCAAGCCAGATGTGCCAGAGGATGTGGATCTGGATCTTAAGAAGTTAAGAAGATCTTCCTCCCTGAAGGAAAGGAGTCGTCCCTTTACAGTTGCAGCCTCATTTAGAACAGTGTCTGTTAAAGGCCATAAAACTGAGAATTCTCCTTCTCCtaaggcagagagagaagtgTTGAAAAGAAGTGAGGATCTGGtagacaaaaagcaaaaagaaaagaaggttgAGAATAGAAACATCCAGAGTGCTGAAGAGAAAAACGTAGAGGAAGAGCAGGAATTGTCTCCTGTCAAAACAGCAGAGCTTAATTTTGTAGAAAATGGCCAGGTGAATGCAGAGACAGATGAGGAAGAACATGGGGTGGAAGAGCAGGAGCTTCCAAATGAAGAATTCCTTGAACCCAATTCTCCTAAGCATTCCAGCTTAGCCCATCTTGGGACTGCTAAGGAATCATCCAACCAGAACCGTAAATCCCAAGATGTTGGTTTCTGGGAGGGGGAAGATCTGGAGGATTTGTCTGTGGAAGAACAGATCAAAAGGAATCGTTACTAtgaagaagatgatgaagaaTAA